The Planctomycetota bacterium DNA window CGCGCGCCTGCTCGCGAAAGACGGCGCCGAAGCGGAACGAGCGCGCGTCGGACGAGTTGCCGGTGTCGAACGTCAGGAGGAAATCGCGGGTGCCCTGAGGGGCGGCGGACTGCATGAAGATCTGGCCGAGGTCGCGGCGGAGCGCCTTGCAGGTGAGGCGCCCGCCGAGGACGCGCCAGGTGCCGCTCTCGACGTCCCAACGGTCGAGCTTGGGGGAATCGAAATTCTCGACGAAGTATGGCTTGCCGTGCTCCTTGAGCCAGTCGGCGAGTTTCACCACATCGGGGTGCCCCGCGTCGAGGGTCTGGGCGAAGCCGAGCAGTTCGGCCGCGCGGGCGAAGTCGGCCACGCGACAGGCGGCAACGGTCTGGCCGAGGAGCACCTGGAGGCTGCTCTCGATCACGCGGGCCGCGTCGGGGCTGTCGGGCTTGAGCTTCTGGGCCTCGGTGAGGAGCTGGCGGGCCGCCTTGTAGTCGGCCGCCTCGCACTTCTGGCGGGCGGCGGCGATGGCCCGCCGGAAGGCGGGCATGCCCGACAGGTCAATGAGGGCGGCCAGGTCGGCGGCGTCGGCCCCGGCCGCCTTGGCGGCGGCCAGCTCCTTGTGGGCGAGCGGCAGGTCCGGCTCGGCGTCGAAGGCCGCGAAGAGGGCGAGGACGAGGTGGCCGTCGGCATCCTCGGGCTTCAGGCCCGCCCGCGCGAGCGCAAACAGGCTGGTGGCTTCCAGAGTGGCGAGCTTGCTGCCCGTGGCCGCGGCGCCGATGCTGAGCCAGAGGGAGTCGCCCTTGACGCCCTGTATCTTGCCCGTGACTCCGCCTCTGGCGGTGAAGGGCTTGCCGGCCATGGCCTCGGCGCCGGCCGCCACGAGCGCCCAGAGGCGCGGCAGAAGCTCCGCGGCCCGAACGACCGCCTGCGCGCGCTGGCGGCTCTCGCCGTCGCCGGCCGCGGCCAGGCCGGCCCGGGCGGCCTCGAGGGCCGCGTCGTAGCTCCGCTTCGCCCACAGCGGCCGGATGCCGGCCAGCAGCTCCTCGGCCCGGCTGGGTTCGGCCTTGACCACGCGAGGCGGGGCGAACACGAGCCGCCGCAGATGCACGCTGCGCACCGCCGCGACCGCCCGCCACGAGAGCACGCCCAGCGGGGCGAACTCGGCCGCCCACTCGGGCAAGGCGAACTCGTGCCCCGCTCGGGGAATCTCGAGCAGAGTCTTGCCATCCACCTTCGCCTCGATGCGGGTAGCCGTGACCCGCACGCTGGCCTTGTACCAGCGGTCATTCTCGAACGATGCGTCGCGGCGCGTCTCGTTGCGGGGCAGCGACTGGCCGTCCACGGTGTCGAGGCCGCTTCCCGTGTTGCCGCCGAGGATGAGTGCGCACGCCGTATCGCCCACGGGGAACGCGAGCGTGGCGAAGGCGCCCTGCCCCTGCACCCGCATCACTTCGGCGGTGAGCTCATAGCCCTCGCGCGGAGTCTCGCGCGTCCAGACGATGCCCGCGACCTTCTTGCCACCGTCAATCTCCAGGCGGCCGTTCGCGAGCGACACGCTGGGGCCTTTGCGGCCCTCCGAGGTCGGGTCCACGATCCGCCAGCCGGCCAGGCTGGCGCCGTCGAAAAGCGTGCCGTCCTTGGCCTCCGCGGGGGTGCCCTGCTTGGGTGGTGCCTTCGGCTCGGGCTCGGCCTTCACGCTGGGGGTCGGCTGGGAGGGCGGCTCGGCCTTTGGCGGCTCGGGCACGAGGGGCTCGGCCTCGGGCGCCTTTGCGGCCTTCGGGGGCGGCTTGGGGGCGAGCATCGCCTCGGTGTGCTGGAGGAGTTCGGTGATGTCGGCCTTGTTCTCGGCGTAGAAGGCGGTGCCCGCGTAATCGGCCTCAAGCTCTCTGAGCAGGTCCTTCGCCTCGCTCCACTTGCCCAGCGCGGCCCGCCGCGACGCCAGGGCGAGCAGTTCGCCGGCCCGGTCCTCGCGCTTCTCGGCCTCGTTGGCCCTGGGCGCCTGCGGGGGCGGCTGGGCAACGGGGCGCTCGCTGGGCCGCCGCG harbors:
- a CDS encoding protein kinase, which translates into the protein MVSIKCPRCGKVLNAPDGTTAGQGRCPHCGGRVDLAKAERVGLQPGDVVGGCRVESLVGRGGMAAVYRATQLSLDRPVALKVLAERLAHRPSFVERFDREATALAQLSHANIVNILDKGVEGGTYFLVMEFVSGESLRDRLRREGKLPLHEALRIFHQAAAGLEYAHGQKVLHRDIKPENILLTPSGEAKLADFGIARITGDDAAAPQRLTMAQTRMGTAHYMAPEQVRDAGSADHRADIYALGVTLYEMLTGELPIGHYKRASQLADGVPVTVDKVIATALAASPDERFGSVAEFHAALQAAVAPGALAHAHERHPARRARHAPSPQVLAAAIVLLLVGIGAAIVLLGSRRPSERPVAQPPPQAPRANEAEKREDRAGELLALASRRAALGKWSEAKDLLRELEADYAGTAFYAENKADITELLQHTEAMLAPKPPPKAAKAPEAEPLVPEPPKAEPPSQPTPSVKAEPEPKAPPKQGTPAEAKDGTLFDGASLAGWRIVDPTSEGRKGPSVSLANGRLEIDGGKKVAGIVWTRETPREGYELTAEVMRVQGQGAFATLAFPVGDTACALILGGNTGSGLDTVDGQSLPRNETRRDASFENDRWYKASVRVTATRIEAKVDGKTLLEIPRAGHEFALPEWAAEFAPLGVLSWRAVAAVRSVHLRRLVFAPPRVVKAEPSRAEELLAGIRPLWAKRSYDAALEAARAGLAAAGDGESRQRAQAVVRAAELLPRLWALVAAGAEAMAGKPFTARGGVTGKIQGVKGDSLWLSIGAAATGSKLATLEATSLFALARAGLKPEDADGHLVLALFAAFDAEPDLPLAHKELAAAKAAGADAADLAALIDLSGMPAFRRAIAAARQKCEAADYKAARQLLTEAQKLKPDSPDAARVIESSLQVLLGQTVAACRVADFARAAELLGFAQTLDAGHPDVVKLADWLKEHGKPYFVENFDSPKLDRWDVESGTWRVLGGRLTCKALRRDLGQIFMQSAAPQGTRDFLLTFDTGNSSDARSFRFGAVFREQARGEGGGHFLYCLLSGTHSLLCVGGATGYSLMPTGSVAGVKFRYTRQEPLYLGGQRFPVDVGKLYRVAVRCLGNTFECYVNEQLVADGVTGAAASGRIGFLVEGGECVFDNVRLYVPAPLPELALLGGEVELTDPEDPQEKAKP